TGGCAATAATTGTTGAAACAATAAGAGCTACTGAGGGCGATACTGTCGATGTCAGCTTTAGAGAAAGTGTGATTTAAGGAAGAGACTCATACTCATATTGACTAGTATAAATGAACTTCATGAGGATGAGCTCCTGCATGTGCTCATGGAATATTTCTTCAAGCGTCCGGCCCCATTCTTCCTCCAACCACGTCCTGAACTCCTACACACAAATGAGAGAAATTAGTAGAATGCTGCGAACAGTCCTTCAATTTTGAAACGATCATAGCACATGGGCAAGATAAAAACATAAGCAAGATAAGTGAATAGTTCGAGCAGGTTTCAGGTAGTAACAGTTGTCTCACCTCCTGTCTACCCCCTGGCATGCGGTGGTAATCGGTCTGGTTACACTTTGTTGAAAATTCATCCTTCTTCCCAGTCTTAAAATAACAGAATTATGACACATATTAAAGGATAACATACTTTTATTGATGTCTAACCTCAAATTTAAAGTAGAATATTCTCCTAAACTGTGTCAACACATATTCCAAAGTTCATTTCTTTGGTGCACAGAGAAGCTTTTGTGCTGTGCGAGCGCTCACCTGTATGTCACCTTTGTGTGGACCCTTGTGTCCGTACATACACTCCACAGCGGCCTTTTTATTCTCAGACAGGTGGATACGGAAGAGCGGCCGTCTTCTCATGGGATCCTCTACACGGGGGTCATGAGGCGGCAAATACATCCAGCCGATGATGAAGAGCCCGTCCacctcaataaaaaaatatttaataaattatattttcaaattATCCTAAAATGATATTACTTAGTATCTGCTAAATATTGCCGCATCATAAATGACATGGAGGAGACGGTCAACAAACTTTACACTGTAGTCATTGTTTCTTATCTGAGGTAATACAGATGTCTTGATTAAGAAACACTTCTTACCACAACATTGAGCAATCCCCCATAAGGCCCTATGTCAGGCTGCCATAAGCCCAAGATATGTCTGTATGGGTGAAGCACTGCAACAAGAGCACAATATCACACCATACTTATCAGTCTCTGTAATGCAACAACCGTGCATTACCACAAGCTACATTGTTCATGGATACGAAGACAAGAAAGCATGAACCGACCCGCTCCTGTCCACCAGTCTAAACAAAATACACAGCACACCAAATAATCTGGCTTCCcgtttacacttttattgatccccatggGGAAATTTTTCTCTGCATTttacccatccttagttattgaggagcagtgggctgcggCGAATGTGTGTCTTGCTTAAGGACACTTCGGCACGTAAccatggggagagcggggatcgaaccttgACGTCCCGTCatgggacgaccactcatcccatgagctacagccgaccccaacACTTAATATGAAAGCAAACAGCAGCGAGGAGAATTGTCAACATGTTTACCGTTCAAAAGGGCTGCGTGACAATGCTGCGGCTGTTTGCTcacaaattaaatcaataagTGTTCCACTCACACAACCCCTCATGCAGCAGCCATCCACGTTGAGGCCCATGTACATACAGCGGGTGTACACGTCTCTATAGTCTATGTGCTCGTAGTCCGGGAGGAGCTTCATAAACCCAGACTTCTCCCGAGGGTCGAcactgtagagttgtaatgttttttttatatatacttgcacatgtaaataggaaagtccatgttttaaattaatacataagaaagatatgataatcaatcatactttatattataaattacaggtctcaggacatctttcagagcgcgggaagctcagaatttcggttgaacttaacaacACCTGGACAGGCACAACACAGGCATGTGTAGAGCAGCCAAAGACTAAGGCGGGCTCAGCCCAACGCAGCCTGCTAGTGAATGCAGTAATGTACTCAAATAATCTACTCAAGAGAGCCAACACGTGCCTGGCATGTCTTGTGGCAACTAgcatttcaaaaataaactaTATACTTTATCTCTGCTGATAAACAACTGAGGAACAGATGGGAGAGACAACATTTGAACCAAAATTATATTGTATCATCAATAATCTCAAGCCACATTCATTCATCTCAGAAAAGCAGTTCCTGGAACTGTTTCCTTTCTGCTGCAAAACACAACCATTAGGGTGATCTATCTACACAACTATACACAAGACAATATAAGGGTGCAAGGGCCTTATGACCTAATGGAGTAGGAATGTACCAAATACTTAATTGTATCAATTCAAGGGTGACATGAGAGCTGTTCAATCAGCAGTCTAACTCACGTTTAACATAGAGGTCCCGACTAGATACTCCTCCAACTTCCATCTTCCTCAGATCGTCCTTCATACCAAActctgcagagagaaaacacatacataagtttaacattttatttactttaaggCTATTCATAAACAatattacattatgttattGAGGTGTTTACACATTATGGCCGGTTGACACTGAAACATCACAGTGGCAAAAGTCAACAAACTGAGAGCAGTGGAGCAGAAAATGTGCACAGCAGCCAGCTGTCTCGGACTTTGCAACCAGTTTTGTTGTCTTTAGTGTAACTTTAAACCTACTTGACTGTTGTTCTGCACCACACAGAAACGTGTTTTCCTCGCTCACTATGAATGCATGGTATGCTGGTTATTGTATAACTTTTCAGAACCACAACATTCCTATGGCCACTATGATTATCTCACATATTACAGTTCCCTCACTCCCTGATTCTGTTACACAGCAAAAATAGTGACCCCCAACATGTTTTGAAACTCAACACTTGAGTTGCAActaacatttatttgttttcaccaAGTCATCCATTCATTCAAGTACTCTTCCAATTAACAGATTCATCTGTAAAATGAACAATGTCCATTAAACAAGCCTCAAATCGATTTTTTAAAGTTGCCTGGTTTTGTtcggcatttaaaaaaacaattcacgTTATGAAACATATTTAGTATTTTCATGGATACATGATTAACATCTCTGGTTAGCTATTGTGTACAATGTTGCAAATCACTGAGCAGAACTGCTTTGTGTAAATATTGGATATTTGGTTGGTTATTTAACTATTATAAACTTGTGAAAAGATTACTTTTCAAGCATACTTTCAAAATGAATTGATTGATAAAAAAtaagcagtatatatatatatatatatatatatatatatatatatatatatatatatatatatatatattgttacatAGTATTTGTGTCAGATACAGTTACAGGTTAAGAGACATATTTGCTCAGACTTGCATAGACACAACAAAAAGGGTTTTCCAAATAATGCTCCAGGCCCCCAAAAGGTGAGGTCCTACCCGCATCACCAGTCTTATCAGCCCCACAGAATGGCTGACAGCCCTAATGACAGTCCGAGGCCGTGCTCTGTGTTTTACAGCTGGGTTAACGCTAATGCATTTCATGGTCCACGTCCAGATCAATAGAAATGCTTTTAGGGGGAACACATTTAGGAACCAGAGCCCCACACAAATAACCTGTCGACGGAAAGGAGTCTCGTCGTCTGGTCTCCACACGTGCCGCCGCACATGAACGCGTCTCCGCGCTTCATTTGGCAGTTTAACGTCACACGTAAGCGTGTGAATGATCTCTATGTGCAGCAATCACCACATTTACCTTCCGTGCACCGCCTTCTCCAGATGGTCTCGGTGTTGAGGATTTGTCTGAATTTCTTGCCTACGAGGGCAACGTTTGGTAGCGCGGTTCCGGGAAGCAACGAGAATATTTCCACTAAAAGCTCAGGCGGTAATTCCGCCAACGACTGCGGGTGCGGAGGTCCAGTGCTCGCGCGATCCAGAGAGCCTCCTCTGTTGACATGACAGCTGCCATATTCACACGCGATACTCGGCCCTGCAGTGCTGCCGACGCCGCCGCCGCTCTTCGGGCCTCCGCCGCCGACGTCGCCTCGCTTCTGACCCACgatctgctcctcttcttcctcgtccATGTCGGAATCGCTACCCTGATCCTGCTGGTTGTGCCGCTGTCGCCTGCGGCACCTCCGCGACTGACCCACACCGCACAGCCTGGCACAGACCGCCATTCGTAGTCACCAAACAGGCAGCATTACATCACTACAACACATCTATCAGCTGCAGTAGTCTGGCGGATCTTTGTGAGCATGGGCAGAGACGTCTCTGTCGACGTCACATCAGCGCACGCAGAGCGCGTGGCGCCTCTCCTCGGCTCGCTGTGTCTTCGTTACACAGTGTGCGTGTgggcgc
Above is a genomic segment from Cyclopterus lumpus isolate fCycLum1 chromosome 6, fCycLum1.pri, whole genome shotgun sequence containing:
- the fbxo31 gene encoding F-box only protein 31 isoform X2 — protein: MAVCARLCGVGQSRRCRRRQRHNQQDQGSDSDMDEEEEEQIVGQKRGDVGGGGPKSGGGVGSTAGPSIACEYGSCHVNRGGSLDRASTGPPHPQSLAELPPELLVEIFSLLPGTALPNVALVGKKFRQILNTETIWRRRCTEEFGMKDDLRKMEVGGVSSRDLYVKRDVDPREKSGFMKLLPDYEHIDYRDVYTRLLHPYRHILGLWQPDIGPYGGLLNVVVDGLFIIGWMYLPPHDPRVEDPMRRRPLFRIHLSENKKAAVECMYGHKGPHKGDIQTGKKDEFSTKCNQTDYHRMPGGRQEEFRTWLEEEWGRTLEEIFHEHMQELILMKFIYTSQYDNCLTYRRIYLPPVMPSDLLHPGLFKGTYGSHGLEIVMLSFHGTSARATKLTGDPNVPAGQLTLDVDLSRPVVLPDLEHQRSIEELSRLVLGIHAEVQREEQAKDTSATARGAAEGACGDASAAEGVEEDRVTCSDRCQPGPSSRTSPPEAQPFVLPLGVMARNEVYPRTCRKCFYGTGLIAGHGFTSPERTPGLFVLFDEDRFGFIWLELKSFSLYSRLTDNLAHAYAPDMERFEAMLCSMQSWTS
- the fbxo31 gene encoding F-box only protein 31 isoform X1; this translates as MAVCARLCGVGQSRRCRRRQRHNQQDQGSDSDMDEEEEEQIVGQKRGDVGGGGPKSGGGVGSTAGPSIACEYGSCHVNRGGSLDRASTGPPHPQSLAELPPELLVEIFSLLPGTALPNVALVGKKFRQILNTETIWRRRCTEEFGMKDDLRKMEVGGVSSRDLYVKLLHPYRHILGLWQPDIGPYGGLLNVVVDGLFIIGWMYLPPHDPRVEDPMRRRPLFRIHLSENKKAAVECMYGHKGPHKGDIQTGKKDEFSTKCNQTDYHRMPGGRQEEFRTWLEEEWGRTLEEIFHEHMQELILMKFIYTSQYDNCLTYRRIYLPPVMPSDLLHPGLFKGTYGSHGLEIVMLSFHGTSARATKLTGDPNVPAGQLTLDVDLSRPVVLPDLEHQRSIEELSRLVLGIHAEVQREEQAKDTSATARGAAEGACGDASAAEGVEEDRVTCSDRCQPGPSSRTSPPEAQPFVLPLGVMARNEVYPRTCRKCFYGTGLIAGHGFTSPERTPGLFVLFDEDRFGFIWLELKSFSLYSRLTDNLAHAYAPDMERFEAMLCSMQSWTS